Proteins encoded within one genomic window of Natator depressus isolate rNatDep1 chromosome 1, rNatDep2.hap1, whole genome shotgun sequence:
- the LOC141980868 gene encoding olfactory receptor 52K1-like codes for MVLQGNLSAPNGTGSDPLVFFLTGIPGLEALHPWISIPFCSMFTVALLGNFTLLYVIKTEPSLHKPMFYFLAMLAVIDLVLSTTTVPKILSIFWFNSREISFNACLVQMFFLHSFSTLESTLLLAMAFDRYVAICNPLRYATILTNSVIAKIGLAALARAVLLVVPLPFLVRRLPYCGSHVISHCYCEHMAVVKLACANTRVNHVYGIMVVLFIAGLDLMFISLSYVNILRAVLSLASKEEQLKAFGTCGSHLCAILVFYIPVVLSSTIHRFGRHVAPYVHILLANFYLLFPPMMNPIVYGVKTKQIRDRVLLLF; via the coding sequence ATGGTCCTGCAGGGCAACCTGTCAGCTCCTAACGGCACAGGCTCTGATCCATTAGTGTTCTTCCTGACAGGCATCCCAGGGCTGGAAGCTCTGCACccctggatctccatccccttctgctcAATGTTCACCGTGGCCCTTCTAGGAAACTTCACCCTCTTGTATGTTATCAAGACAGAGCCCTCCTTACACAAGCCCATGTTCTATTTCCTCGCCATGCTGGCCGTCATCGACCTGGTTTTATCCACAACCACCGTGCCGAAAAtactgagcatcttctggtttaATTCCAGGGAGATCAGCTTTAACGCCTGCCTGGTGCAGATGTTTTTCCTTCACTCATTCTCCACCCTGGAGTCTACTCTGCTGCTGGCCATGGCCTTCGACAGGTACGTGGCCATCTGCAACCCCCTGAGATATGCCACCATCCTGACCAATTCAGTGATAGCAAAGATCGGGCTGGCAGCTTTGGCCCGGGCTGTTCTGCTAGtggtccccctccccttcctcgtCAGGAGGCTGCCCTACTGCGGGTCCCACGTCATCTCCCATTGCTACTGCGAGCACATGGCCGTGGTGAAGCTCGCCTGTGCCAACACCAGGGTCAATCATGTCTATGGGATCATGGTAGTTCTCTTCATTGCGGGGCTGGATCTGATGTTTATCTCCCTATCGTATGTCAACATCCTAAGGGCTGTCTTAAGCCTGGCATCTAAGGAAGAGCAGCTCAAAGCTTTCGGCACCTGTGGCTCCCACCTTTGCGCCATCTTAGTATTCTACATTCCTGTGGTTCTCTCCTCAACAATACACAGGTTCGGGCGCCACGTCGCCCCATACGTACACATCCTGCTGGCCAATTTCTACCTCCTCTTTCCTCCCATGATGAACCCCATCGTGTACGGTGTGAAAACCAAACAGATTCGTGACCGGGTGCTTCTCCTGTTCTGA
- the LOC141980875 gene encoding olfactory receptor 52K1-like — protein MSLRNGPGNWLCAMSCYNHSNPSTFLLMGIPGLEATHFWIAFPFCAMYVVALLGNFILLFVIKTEPSLHLPMYHFLCMLAGIDLVLTTSTMPKILSIFWFHSHEIGFKCCVVQMFFIHSFSAMESGVLLAMAFDRYVAICKPLRYTAILTNPIIAKIGLAIFVRGIGLMTPLTCMVSRLPYCGPRVISHSYCKHMAVVKLACGDTMLNYVYGITTATFVVASDSIFIIISCILILRAVLSLSSRDARLKSFSTCGSHVCVILLFYTPGLFSFYTQRWGQNIPTHFHILLAHLYIVVPPMLNPIIYGMKTKQIRGRLLSTW, from the exons CCTCAGAAATGGTCCTGGAAACTGGCTGTGCGCCATGTCATGCTACAATCActccaacccctccaccttcctcCTAATGGGCATTCCGGGGCTGGAGGCCACCCACTTCTGGATCGCCTTCCCATTCTGTGCCATGTACGTTGTGGCCCTGCTGGGGAACTTCATCCTCCTCTTTGTGATCAAGACGGAGCCGAGCCTGCACCTGCCCATGTACCacttcctctgcatgctggcaggcATTGACCTGGTGCTCACCACCTCCACCATGCCCAAGATcctgagcatcttctggttccACTCCCATGAAATCGGCTTCAAGTGCTGCGTGGTCCAGATGTTCTTCATCCACAGTTTCTCTGCCATGGAGTCGGGGGTGCTGCTGGCCATGGCCTTTGACCGCTACGTCGCCATCTGCAAGCCATTGCGCTACACCGCCATCCTCACCAACCCCATCATTGCCAAGATCGGGTTGGCCATCTTTGTGCGGGGCATCGGCCTGATGACCCCCTTGACGTGCATGGTCAGCCGCCTGCCCTACTGTGGGCCCAGGGTCATCTCCCACTCCTACTGCAAGCACATGGCCGTGGTGAAGCTGGCATGTGGGGACACCATGCTCAACTATGTCTACGGGATAACGACCGCGACCTTTGTGGTGGCCTCAGACTCCAtcttcatcatcatctcctgCATCCTGATCCTCCGGGCCGTCCTGAGCCTCTCCTCCAGGGACGCGCGCCTGAAATCCTTCAGCACCTGCGGCTCCCACGTGTGCGTCATCCTGCTCTTCTACACCCCGGGGCTGTTCTCCTTCTACACACAGCGCTGGGGCCAGAACATCCCCACGCACTTCCACATCCTGCTGGCACACCTCTACATTGTGGTGCCACCCATGCTGAATCCCATCATATACGGCATGAAGACCAAGCAGATCAGGGGCCGGCTGCT CAGCACCTGGTAA